CCTCGCACCTCAGTCACGGCATCGCCAGCCTTTTCCAGACGCTCGGACTTTCCAATCGCCGCCTGCAGCCCGCCTTCACAAAAGCCGGCCGGCTCGTCGCCTGGACGCTCTTCATCGGCTTCTCCTCCATCCCTGTCTCCGTTCTCCTCGGCTTCGGCCACGCGGCGTTGAAATAACATGACTCTCGACTCGAAAATTCCCGAAGGCCCGCTCGAACAGAAATGGACCAATTTCAAGAACCACGCGAAGGTCATCGCGCCGGCGAACAAGAAGAAGTTCGACCTCCTCATCGTCGGCAGCGGCCTGGCCGGAGCCTCCGCCGCCGCGACACTCGCCGAGCAGGGCTTCAACGTGAAGTGTTTCTGCTATCAGGACAGCCCGCGCCGCGCGCACTCGATCGCTGCGCAGGGCGGCATCAACGCCGCGAAGAATTATCAGAACGACGGCGACAGCGTCTTCCGCCTTTTCTACGACACGATCAAGGGCGGTGATTTCCGCTCCCGCGAGGCGAACGTTCACCGCCTCGCCGAGGTGAGCGCCTCGATCATCGATCAATGCGTCGCGCAGGGCGTGCCGTTCGCCCGCGAATACGGCGGCCTGCTCGCAAATCGCTCCTTCGGCGGCGCGCAGGTTTCCCGCACGTTCTACGCCCGCGGCCAGACCGGCCAGCAGCTCCTCCTCGGCGCGTATCAGGCCCTCGAGGCCCAGATCAAGCGCGGCGCGGTGAAAATGTTCTCGCGCACCGAAATGCTCGACCTCGTGCTCGTCGACGGTCACGCCAAGGGCATCGTCACGCGCGATCTCGTCACCGGCGAAATCACCACCCACGCCGGCGACGCCGTTCTGCTCTGCACCGGCGGCTACGGCAACGTCTTCTACCTCTCCACCAACGCCAAGGGCTGCAACGTCACCGCCACCTTCCGCGCCTACAAGCGCGGCGCGCTTTTCGCGAATCCCTGCTACACGCAGATTCACCCGACCTGCATCCCGGTGAGCGGCAGCTACCAGTCGAAGCTCACGCTCATGTCCGAGTCGCTGCGCAACGACGGCCGCATGTGGGCGCCAAAGCGCAAGGAAGACTGCGTCAAGGCGCCCGCCGACATTCCGGACGAAGACCGCGATTACTTCCTCGAGCGCAAATATCCGAGCTATGGCAACCTCGCCCCGCGCGACATTTCCAGCCGCAGCGCGAAGGAAGCCTGCGACGATGGCCGCGGCGTCGGCCCCGGCGGCCTTGGCGTTTATCTCGACCTCACCGATGCGGTGAAAAAGCAGGGCAAGCCCGTCATCGAGGAAAAATACGGCAACCTCTTCGAGATGTATGAAAACATCACCGGCGAGAATGCCTACGAGCGGCCGATGCGCATCTATCCGGCAGTTCACTACACGATGGGCGGCCTCTGGGTGGACTACAACCTGATGAGCAACATCCCGGGCCTGCACGTGCTCGGCGAAGCGAATTTCTCGGATCACGGCGCGAACCGCCTCGGGGCCTCGGCCCTCATGCAGGGCCTCGCGGACGGTTATTTCGTGATTCCCTACACCCTCGGCGAATACCTCACGACGCAGTTCGGCAAGAAGGTCGATCCCGCCCACCCCGCCTTCGAGCAGACGAAGAAGGAAGCGACCGACCGCGTGAATCGCCTGCTTTCGATCAAGGGCACCCGCAGCGTGGATTCCTTCCACCGCGAACTCGGCCTGCTCGTCTGGGACAAGTGCGGCATGGCTCGGGACAAAGCCGGCCTGCAGGAGGCGCTCGAGCGCCTGCCGAAGCTGAAGGAAGAATTCTGGAGCAATGTTGCCGTCACCGGCACCGGCGAGGAACTCAACCAGACGCTCGAACGCGCCGGCCGCGTCGCCGACTTCATCGAGTTCGCGGAAGTCCTCTGCAACGACGCTCTCGCCCGCGAGGAAAGCTGCGGCGGCCATTTCCGCACCGAGCACCAGACGCCCGAAGGCGAAGCTCTCCGTCACGACAAGGATTTCATGCACGTCGCCGCCTGGAAATACGAGGGCGAGGGCGTGGCCCCGACGCTCGTGAAGGAACCGCTGATCTACGAGAAAGTGAAGCCCGCAACCCGCAGCTACAAGTAACGCCCACCTTCAAAGCGATCTATGAACTTTAAACTCAAAGTCTGGCGTCAGCGCACCGGCAGCGATCAGGGCAAGCTCGTCGATTACGACGCGAAGGACATTCCGGCCGAGGCCTCGTTCCTCGAAATGCTCGACATCGTCAACGACGCGCTCGCCGAAAAGGGCGAGGAGCCGATCGCCTTCGATCACGACTGTCGCGAAGGGATCTGCGGCATGTGCAGCGCCGTCATCAACGGCATCCCGCACGGCAAGGACCGCGGCACCGGCACGACCTGCCAGCTTTATATGCGCCGTTTCAAGGACGGCGAGACGATCACGATCGAGCCGTTCCGCGCCGGGGCCTTCCCCGTCGTGCGCGATCTCGCGACGAATCGCAGCGCGTTCGACCGCATCATTCAGGCGGGCGGCTTCATCTCGGAGCGCAGCGGCTCCGCACCGGATGCGAATTCCGTGCCGATTCCGAAGGTCGTCGCCGACGAGGTCTTCGACGCGGCGGCCTGCATCGGCTGCGGCGCCTGCGCGGCGGCCTGCCCGAACAGCTCGGCCATGCTCTTCGTGAGCGCGAAGGTGAACCACCTCAATCTCCTGCCCCAGGGCAAGCCCGAGAAGCACCGTCGTGTGCTCGGCATGGTGCGCCAGATGGATGCGGAAGGTTTCGGCAACTGCTCGAACTACTACGAGTGCGAGGCCGTGTGCCCCGCGCACGTTCCCGCCTCGTTCATCGCGGGCATGAATCGCGACTATACCGTCGCCTCGGCCCTCGAATCCGCAGGCGCGAACGTTTAGTTCGCTTCGGCTTCGCGCCGCGCGACCTTCGCCCGGCGCGCGGCCGAGTCCGCTCCCTCGACGAGCAGACAAATCTCCCCTTTCGGGGGGTGCGCGGTGTAGTGCGCCGCGAGTTCGGCCGGAAATCCCCGGCGATACTCCTCGAACTTCTTGGTGAGTTCGCGCGCCACGCAGACGAGCCGGTCCGGCGCCGCCGCCGCCAGCGCCTCAAGCGATTTGAGGAGGCGATGCGGAGATTCGTAGAAAATGGACGTGCCGTCGCGCGCCACGGCAGCGGCGATTTCATTCGCCCGCTGGCCCGACTTCACGGGGAGAAATCCGCCAAAGGAAAATGCGCTCGCGTCGAGGCCGGATCCGACCAGGGCGGTGATCGCCGCGCAGGCGCCGGGAAGCACCGTGTATTCCAGGCCCGCCTCCGCGCAGGCGCGCACCAGCCGAGCGCCGGGGTCGGAGATCGCGGGCGTGCCGGCATCGCTGATCAATGCCACCGAGGCGCCCTGCCGCAGCCGCTCGAGCAATTCCGCCGTGCGCATCGCTTCGTTGTGCTCGTGAAAACTCACGAGCGGGCGATGGATCCCGTGATGCTGGAGGAGCATGCCGGAATGCCGCGTGTCCTCCGCGGCGATGACGTCGGCCGCCTGCAACGTCTCGATCGCCCGCAACGTCAGATCAGCGAGATTGCCGATCGGGGTAGGAACGACGAAAAGCATCCCGATGGCTAGAAGCCTTCGGTGATCTCACCGGTGAGCTTCACGGCAACTTCCTGGGCGGCGTTCACGATGGCCTGCCGCTGGTCGGTGGCGAGATCGTTGTTCGTGTAGAACGACGTATCGACGTTGAATTTTCCGGACATGATCCTTGCCCCGGTCACGCGGTCGGTGAGCTCGTATTCCACGGTCATCTTGAGCGAGAACTCGCGGGTCGCGAGCACATTGGAAAGCACCGCGCGCGCCTGCCGGCGGACAATGTCTTCGACCGTGCAATAGAGGATGGCGTCGGCGCGATCGTCGGGCACGATCTCGTAGGTGCCGTCCTGCTGGAATTGCTTGATCGTCGTGTCGGCCATCAGCACCTCGATGTGAGGCTGGTAGGTCTTGTTCTTGAATGTCGGGATCGCGATCTTGGTGACGTTCGCGAGCTGCGCAGGCTTTACCGCACCCAGGCGATAACCACAGCCGGAAAGGGACGTGAGCGCAAAACTGGCGAGCAAGACAAGGGCGGCGACGGGTGTTCTCATTCGGTAGGCAGGCCGGGTTCCACGGCCGGAAGGGGCTTCACGTCGTCGACGTTCGTGCGCATCTGCGGGCCACTTTGCACCGGCAGTTCGTCGGGGACGATGTCACGCTTCGGCGGGCCGGCGTAATCGGAGAGCGAGGAAGTCTCGACCTGAGCCTGGAGACGGCGGCGCAGGCGGGCCTTCTCGCCGGTTTCGGCCTTCTCGGGACCGGTGCGCAGGGCGTCGTCCCCGTATTGGCTGCGAAGTTCCTCGATGCGGGACTTCGCGAGTTCGGCCTGCTTGGTGCCGGGCTGACGCCGGATCACATCATTGTAATAGATGACGGAGGACTTCAGGTCCTTGCTGAATTCGTAGAATTTCGCGATGCGGAAAACGTCGTCGGCCTCCTCGCCGCCGAGCCGAGCCAGGTTTTCCTTGGCCTGCGGGGCTTTTTCGCTGTTCGGGTATTCGATCAGGAAGTCCTCGAACGTGTTTCGCGCCTGGATGAGTGAAGAGAGATCCTGCGACTTCTGCGCGAGACCGATTCGCAGGTAAACGTAGGCGATCTGGTAGAGCGCGTCGTCGTCGACGTCGCTGTTCGGGTAGGTATCGAGCACCTTCTGGTAGGCCTTGATCGCCTCGAAGGGCTGGCTCTGCTTCTCGTAGGAGAGGCCGAGATTGAACTGCGCCACTGGCGCGTATTTGCTGAACGGCGCGTTCGACAGAATGTTCGTATACATCTCCTGCGCGCGCTTGGCGGAATTGCCGACGTTCACGCCAAGGACTTTCTGCTGGCGGCCCTGGAGATATTTGTTGGCGATGGCGACTTGCGCGGCGACGGCACGCTCGAAATTCGGCGTGTCCGGATAACGCGTGAGGAGGGCCTGGTAGGCGTTGAAAGCGCGGGAAAGATCACCCTGGGCCTCGAGCAATTCGGCGAGCCGGTATTGGGCGGTCGAAGCCTCGGGCGCGAGCGGATATTTTTTCAACGCGGCCCGGTAGCCTTCGATGGCGGCGTTGGCATTCCCGCCTTCGTCAGCCGTGCGCGCGGCCAGATACAGGTCCGTCGCGGCGGCAGAATCTGCCGTCGGAGCGGGATTTTGAGCGGAAGCGGAAAGGGGCGCACCCAGACAGAGGGCAAGGATCGTCGTCGTAGTCAACGCGCGCCGAGCGCTCAGGGTGCCAATACCTCGGAACATGTGGAGGGTGAACGTATTGAGTGCCGAAAGAGGCGTCAAGGGAACGATGGCCGGGATCACGCGCGAAAAAAGTCTGCGCATGTCATCCTGCCGAAACGCAAAACACCGGCGGACGAGTCGCGGGCGGAAACCCAGGGGGTTCTCGCGGGACTGGCTCGCCGCCGGTGGCTTTGCGTTTACGTTCGATCCGGGTTTTTTATTCCTCGGTCGTCTTCTTCGCAGCGGATTTTTTGGCGGGCGCGGCCTCGGTGGCTTCGCCTTCGATCACGGCCGGAGCTTTCTTCGCCGACGCCTTCCTGGCGGGCTTTTTCTCCTCGACAACGACGGCTTCCGCCTCAACGGCGACGTCGACCCACTCGATGTAGGCCATCGGCGCGGAGTCGCTCTGACGCGGCCCAAGCTTGATGATGCGGGTGTAGCCGCCGGTGCGGGAGGCGGCGCGGGGCGCGACCTCTTCGAACAGCTTCTTCACGGCGTCCTTCTGTCCGAGATAGGATACGGCCAGACGGCGGGCATGGAGGTCTCCGCGCTTGCCGAGGGTGAGCATTTTCTCCGCGAAGGGGCGGACGGCCTTGGCCTTGGCGAGCGTGGTCTTGATGCGGCTGTGCTCGATCAGGCTAACGACCTGATTCGCGAGGAGCGCGTCGCGGTGCGCCTGCGAACGGCCGAGTTTCACGGTTTTCTTACGATGTCTCATGGATGGTGACGGTGGACGTTAAACGGGGTTGCGGTCGCGACTCAGGCGATCGGCTCGGCGGGCAGGTCGATGAGACCAGCCTCGAACTTCATGCCGAGGCCAAGGCCGAGCTGCACGAGCTTGTCCTTGATTTCGTTGAGCGACTTCTTGCCGAAGTTGCGATACTTGAGCATCTCGGCTTCGGACTTCTGCGCGAGCTGGCCGACGGTCGTGATGTTCGCATTGTTGAGGCAGTTCGCCGCGCGGACGGAGAGCTCGATCTCGTTGACGCTCATGTTGAGGAGCTTCTTGAGGCGGCTGTTTTCCTGGCTGACTTCCTGCGGGGTCTCGTCGAACTCGACCTGGGAATCGTCGTAATTGACGAACACGTCGAAGTGCTTGCGAAGAATCGCGGAGGACTGGAGCAGCGCGTCGTCCGGCGTGATGCGACCGTCGGTCCAGATCTCGATGACGAGCTTGTCGTAGTCGGTGCGCTGGCCCACGCGGGTGTTTTCCACCGCATATTTCACGCGAGTGACCGGCGAGAAGATCGAGTCGATGGCGATGACGCCGATCGGCTGGTCGGGACGCTTGTTTTCGTCGCCAGTTGCGAAGCCGCGGCCGACGCGGACTTCGAACTCGGCGTCGAACTTCTGCTTCTTGTCGAGCGTGCAGATGTGCTGGTCGGGATTGAGAACCTCGACCTGATTGCTGGCGGCGATGTCACCGGCGGTGACCGCGCCTTCCTTGTTCACGGAAAGCGTGAGGTTGCGAATGTCGCCACCGTCGTGGGCCTTCAGCTTGACCTTCTTGAGGTTGAGAATGATGTCGACCACGTCTTCCACGACGCCGGGCAGGGCGGTGAATTCGTGGGGCGCGCCCTCGATCTTGACCGAGGTGATCGCGGCGCCTTCCAGCGAGGAGAGGAGCACGCGGCGCAGCGAGTTGCCGATGGTGTGGCCGTAGCCGGCATCGAAGGGCTCGGCAATGAACTTGCCGTAGGTTTCCGTGAGGGTGGCCTCATCCCGGGCAAGGGACTTGGGCATTTCAAAACGACCGAGACGAACTGGCATGATGGTTTTCGAGAAACCGCCCGCGGGGAGCGGCAACACTTTAATGGGTTCTCACCGGGTTCCCCCTGACGCGAACGATGAATGTCGAGGACATTCACCCAGGGACCAACGGCGAAAGGGTTTTCAATTTCTTCGCGCGAGCCGGAAAACGTGGCACCGCAATCCTCCCGGGTAAAGAAAAATCTTTAGCCGGCAGAATTTCCAAGCCCCCTCCCCGTCTACGCGATCTCGATCACCATCGCTGTGGTGTTGTCGCGACCGGAACTCGCCACCGCGGCATTCACCAGCCGACGGGCGGGATTTTCGTCCGCGGCAACAAACCGGGGATCGCGGAGGTAATCGTCGAATTGCGAGTCGAACAGGCCGTCCACCAGCCCATCGGTGCAGAGCAGGAAGCGGTCGCCGGACTCGAAACCCACCGCGCCGAGGTGGGGATCGACGAACTGATGCCCGGCGCCGAGCGCCCGCTGGAGAGAGTGCTTGCCGGGATGATTGCGAGCCTCGCGCTCGTTGAGTTTCCCGTTCCGATACAGCCAGCCGACGTGCGTGTCGTCCGCAGAGAGCTGCCTGATGCCACCCGCCGCCGGCAGGTAGTAGATGCGGCTGTCGCCGATGTGGGCGTGATACATCCAGCGTGGCGTGAACCAACACAGGCTGAGCGTGGCGCCCATGCCGGCGCATTCCTCGTAGCTCCCGCCCAGAAAGAGGAGCGCGCGGTGAATATCGGTAAAAAGCGCGGTGAGAACGTCGTCGAAGCCGGCGTCGATTCCCGCCGCAGCCTGCCGAAACGCGGGCGGAAGGCGGCGCGTGATCTTTTCCACACTGATACGGCTGGCGAATTCGCCGGCAAGGGCGCCGCCCATGCCATCACTGACTGCGAACACGAAATCCTCGCGCCCGGTCGAGGCCTCGCCCACACGCCCAAGGTAGCGCACCTCCTGCGCGTCGAACTGCAGACAGAGGAAGGAGTCCTCGTTATTCTTCCGCACCCTCCCCTGGTCCGTCCACCCGTGCCATTTCAGGTGGGTCGTCGGGGATGTCGGGTTGGCCAGAGGCTCGGTCATCGGGCAGTTCGTCGAGGATGCTGGCAAACTCGAAGTCGATCAAGCAGAAGCGCCCGTCGCGCTGGCGGTAGGTCACGTTGCGCAGCTCGGCATCCTCGTGTCGCACACCGTATTCCTCGAGTTCCGCGTAAATTTCGCGCATGCGCCCCTCGTCCAGCCGGTCGACGCGCGACCCGCAATTCGTCGTCACGATCGACAGCGTATCGGGATTCGACTCCAGCAGGCGCGGAACGAACGGGCATTGGCGCTCCTCGAGATACCGGAGAACCTTCACCTCGGTCGCAAAGCGCTCTTCCGCCTTCGGTCCGCGGAAGGTCTTGTAGACCCGACCGTCGAAGCTGATGCGCACCGTCGCGCGGAGCGTGTCTTTGACCTGCTGCATGGCGGCTTCCAGACTCGCGTCTCTCCTCCCCCGGCGCAAGCCCGGAACCCGGCCGGACTTCCCCCCCTCTCCATTTCTGATGCCAGCCCCTTGCGATGGGATTTTGAGACCATCAGGAGGAGGCAAATGGCATCGATCCTGCTACACATTTCAGCTCCTGTCTTTTCGCTCCAAAAGCGGCTTTTCAGGAGATCGAACAACAAAACCCCGGGCGATTCACCATTGCCCGTATAAAAATCGACACCGCAACCCACCAATATGGCGAAGTATAAACTGGAATACATTTGGCTCGACGGCTATGAGCCCGTCGCGAACCTCCGCGGCAAGACCCTCGTGAAGGATTTCGACAGCTTCCCGGGACTTGATGACGTCCCGAAATGGGGCTTCGACGGCAGCTCCACCCGGCAGGCCGAGGGCCACAGCTCGGACTGCGTGCTCCAACCCGTCGGCGTCTATCCCGACACGACCAAGGAAAACGGCGCGATCGTTCTTTGCGAAGTCATGCACGCCGACGGCACGCCGCATTCCACGAATGCCCGCGCGACCATTCTCGACGATCCCGGCACCTGGTTCGGCTTCGAGCAGGAATACTTCCTCTACAAGGACGGCGCACCCCTCGGTTTCCCGAAGGGCGGCTTCCCGGCTGAAGGTCAGGGCCGTTACTACTGCGGTGTCGGCTACGGCACCCAGGGCGACATTGCCCGCGAAATCGTCGACACCCACCTCGACCTCTGCCTCGACGCCGGCATCAATCACGAAGGCATCAACGCCGAAGTGGCGAAGGGCCAGTGGGAATTCCAGATCTTCGGCAAGGGCTCCAAGAAAGCCGCCGACGAAGTCTGGGTCGCCCGTTACCTCCTCCAGCGCCTCTGCGAAGCCTACGGCGTGGACGTGGAATACCATTGCAAGCCGCTCGGCGACACCGACTGGAACGGCTCGGGCATGCACTCGAACTTCTCCACGGAATAC
This genomic window from Chthoniobacterales bacterium contains:
- a CDS encoding DNA-directed RNA polymerase subunit alpha produces the protein MPKSLARDEATLTETYGKFIAEPFDAGYGHTIGNSLRRVLLSSLEGAAITSVKIEGAPHEFTALPGVVEDVVDIILNLKKVKLKAHDGGDIRNLTLSVNKEGAVTAGDIAASNQVEVLNPDQHICTLDKKQKFDAEFEVRVGRGFATGDENKRPDQPIGVIAIDSIFSPVTRVKYAVENTRVGQRTDYDKLVIEIWTDGRITPDDALLQSSAILRKHFDVFVNYDDSQVEFDETPQEVSQENSRLKKLLNMSVNEIELSVRAANCLNNANITTVGQLAQKSEAEMLKYRNFGKKSLNEIKDKLVQLGLGLGMKFEAGLIDLPAEPIA
- a CDS encoding serine/threonine protein phosphatase, translating into MQQVKDTLRATVRISFDGRVYKTFRGPKAEERFATEVKVLRYLEERQCPFVPRLLESNPDTLSIVTTNCGSRVDRLDEGRMREIYAELEEYGVRHEDAELRNVTYRQRDGRFCLIDFEFASILDELPDDRASGQPDIPDDPPEMARVDGPGEGAEE
- the rsmI gene encoding 16S rRNA (cytidine(1402)-2'-O)-methyltransferase, which gives rise to MLFVVPTPIGNLADLTLRAIETLQAADVIAAEDTRHSGMLLQHHGIHRPLVSFHEHNEAMRTAELLERLRQGASVALISDAGTPAISDPGARLVRACAEAGLEYTVLPGACAAITALVGSGLDASAFSFGGFLPVKSGQRANEIAAAVARDGTSIFYESPHRLLKSLEALAAAAPDRLVCVARELTKKFEEYRRGFPAELAAHYTAHPPKGEICLLVEGADSAARRAKVARREAEAN
- the lptE gene encoding LPS assembly lipoprotein LptE, which produces MRTPVAALVLLASFALTSLSGCGYRLGAVKPAQLANVTKIAIPTFKNKTYQPHIEVLMADTTIKQFQQDGTYEIVPDDRADAILYCTVEDIVRRQARAVLSNVLATREFSLKMTVEYELTDRVTGARIMSGKFNVDTSFYTNNDLATDQRQAIVNAAQEVAVKLTGEITEGF
- a CDS encoding glutamine synthetase beta-grasp domain-containing protein — translated: MAKYKLEYIWLDGYEPVANLRGKTLVKDFDSFPGLDDVPKWGFDGSSTRQAEGHSSDCVLQPVGVYPDTTKENGAIVLCEVMHADGTPHSTNARATILDDPGTWFGFEQEYFLYKDGAPLGFPKGGFPAEGQGRYYCGVGYGTQGDIAREIVDTHLDLCLDAGINHEGINAEVAKGQWEFQIFGKGSKKAADEVWVARYLLQRLCEAYGVDVEYHCKPLGDTDWNGSGMHSNFSTEYMRTTGGEKYFLALMDAFDKYKNEHIAVYGPDNHMRLTGLHETQSIDKFNWGVANRGASIRVPNSFIPNGYKGYLEDRRPNSQGDPYKIASRILQTIATVPTE
- a CDS encoding tetratricopeptide repeat protein, with the protein product MFRGIGTLSARRALTTTTILALCLGAPLSASAQNPAPTADSAAATDLYLAARTADEGGNANAAIEGYRAALKKYPLAPEASTAQYRLAELLEAQGDLSRAFNAYQALLTRYPDTPNFERAVAAQVAIANKYLQGRQQKVLGVNVGNSAKRAQEMYTNILSNAPFSKYAPVAQFNLGLSYEKQSQPFEAIKAYQKVLDTYPNSDVDDDALYQIAYVYLRIGLAQKSQDLSSLIQARNTFEDFLIEYPNSEKAPQAKENLARLGGEEADDVFRIAKFYEFSKDLKSSVIYYNDVIRRQPGTKQAELAKSRIEELRSQYGDDALRTGPEKAETGEKARLRRRLQAQVETSSLSDYAGPPKRDIVPDELPVQSGPQMRTNVDDVKPLPAVEPGLPTE
- a CDS encoding fumarate reductase/succinate dehydrogenase flavoprotein subunit, producing the protein MTLDSKIPEGPLEQKWTNFKNHAKVIAPANKKKFDLLIVGSGLAGASAAATLAEQGFNVKCFCYQDSPRRAHSIAAQGGINAAKNYQNDGDSVFRLFYDTIKGGDFRSREANVHRLAEVSASIIDQCVAQGVPFAREYGGLLANRSFGGAQVSRTFYARGQTGQQLLLGAYQALEAQIKRGAVKMFSRTEMLDLVLVDGHAKGIVTRDLVTGEITTHAGDAVLLCTGGYGNVFYLSTNAKGCNVTATFRAYKRGALFANPCYTQIHPTCIPVSGSYQSKLTLMSESLRNDGRMWAPKRKEDCVKAPADIPDEDRDYFLERKYPSYGNLAPRDISSRSAKEACDDGRGVGPGGLGVYLDLTDAVKKQGKPVIEEKYGNLFEMYENITGENAYERPMRIYPAVHYTMGGLWVDYNLMSNIPGLHVLGEANFSDHGANRLGASALMQGLADGYFVIPYTLGEYLTTQFGKKVDPAHPAFEQTKKEATDRVNRLLSIKGTRSVDSFHRELGLLVWDKCGMARDKAGLQEALERLPKLKEEFWSNVAVTGTGEELNQTLERAGRVADFIEFAEVLCNDALAREESCGGHFRTEHQTPEGEALRHDKDFMHVAAWKYEGEGVAPTLVKEPLIYEKVKPATRSYK
- a CDS encoding protein phosphatase 2C domain-containing protein, translating into MTEPLANPTSPTTHLKWHGWTDQGRVRKNNEDSFLCLQFDAQEVRYLGRVGEASTGREDFVFAVSDGMGGALAGEFASRISVEKITRRLPPAFRQAAAGIDAGFDDVLTALFTDIHRALLFLGGSYEECAGMGATLSLCWFTPRWMYHAHIGDSRIYYLPAAGGIRQLSADDTHVGWLYRNGKLNEREARNHPGKHSLQRALGAGHQFVDPHLGAVGFESGDRFLLCTDGLVDGLFDSQFDDYLRDPRFVAADENPARRLVNAAVASSGRDNTTAMVIEIA
- a CDS encoding succinate dehydrogenase/fumarate reductase iron-sulfur subunit, whose protein sequence is MNFKLKVWRQRTGSDQGKLVDYDAKDIPAEASFLEMLDIVNDALAEKGEEPIAFDHDCREGICGMCSAVINGIPHGKDRGTGTTCQLYMRRFKDGETITIEPFRAGAFPVVRDLATNRSAFDRIIQAGGFISERSGSAPDANSVPIPKVVADEVFDAAACIGCGACAAACPNSSAMLFVSAKVNHLNLLPQGKPEKHRRVLGMVRQMDAEGFGNCSNYYECEAVCPAHVPASFIAGMNRDYTVASALESAGANV